The window catgctcaatttgaattcggtacgaaattaaatgctcaggaaacggggaaaagagaatgaattctcgaagtggcgaaggcggcggcggcggcggcgacagcatgctggagaggcagaacaaatgtgaacatttccgacgcgcgcgaaaacggttttccggccgctctggcgctttcgctttctcttcgcttctcaagtgtgaatgcgcctgaAGAGCGTTTCCTCTGTCCATAAAGCGTTTACTGgtccccgcccgtatttgcgtcgtcgatgatataaatttcaggccaggtaaAGCAGAAACAAAGCATGACAGAGTGATCTAACGTTATAGAGCTCCTGCTCAGCAGTAGTCTCCTTtaaaatgctggagcgcaaggcgcgaaagcgccGCATaagcggcctgcaccgcagagagcctacagtgcgtggtcgtgagacgcggAAGACAATTTTCACAGTATAGAAGCTTAGGACAAATTTCTTTGTATAAtgacgtgattgctgtgttgaaggacAACTTCGCCACAGTGgttcgtttcccagtgtgcagccgacagtgaccactatcgaaagtgggggggctccctAAAATTGCTCAGTGGGGaggctagcgccccccccccttcccccgatagatacgcctatgcataTATGGCTGCTTGGGCATCTGTAGTATAGAGGTTCGCACCATTGCGTGCACttttatggcgcgttcacacttggcctcgatgggggcgaaagcggcaaaactcgccggaatggcgcgttcacactgagacattcggcggcgagagcgcgcggaatccgcttcggcggcagcgagatccgccggaaaaggcctttccgcgccgatcggtcccagaccgatttttgcggcagctgccgccggattccctcagcgcgaaccaatcggaacgcgagtcgaaaattcgaaaaatggcggcgtgcttgtgatatcgctgtcgtcgaagcccgtagagacagcgaagtctttcgtaatcatacTGTAtagttctcgacaactgccaagtgtcgtcgcgattagcatctttgcaatacaccatcgcgatctcgcaaaactggtaacattatctcggctcgaccaagcttctcgcatcttgcaaatcaggacAAACCAAcgacaactgcttgcgtcgtttcttgttcggcgaatgcatgtttcttctcatcagacatcgccagaaagttgctttccagcaggcccagcagttcgacgaccctgctcctgtttatgcgcttcgccataacgaaacgcaaACGCAACGCAGAGCGCgccgatgccagcgttccttcgcgcgaagggacgacgacaactaggcgccctagtttcggcggtgcggttgataagtagtgtgaacaatgtggaatttcggcggcgcgcgaattccggtcgctgtggccggcgattccccagtgtgaatgagccggaagttcactcgcttcgccgcctaagcggccggaaaaccacgccgcgaggcggacgcgaaaaaatcggtccgagacccatttttccgccacgcgaaagcggatcgcctttccgcttcacgggaagccgtactttggctgcgctagctgcgctagcttaaatcacgtgacgtaaacaacagaccgcaaattcaacatggcggccaaggcgtcggcggtgctcgcatcggcgcattcgcaaactacccgtgcagcgcgacaagactcacagcctcgacaaggacgcgttcctcgagaacctggtttggattacgattgacgagaacactggaagtacaaaaaaggtgtagcagcagcgagtcggcgtgccccaacgtgcctcgcgttttgcaaagccgggtgaatccgccgccgccgccactgctgccgtgtccgcttatgtggtttctgctggtgtatctcccgaaacggcggtttgaaaaggtgaaagctatttattttccgtgttttgcatacttaacttgaatttggtacgaaattaaatgctcaggaaacggggaaaagagaattaattctcgaagtggcgaaggccgcGGCGACGGTGACAGTATGCGGGAGAGGCAGaacaagttggttggttggttggaccttcgcaacctggcgcaacccactgtgggggatcggccatgcaGAACAAGTGTGAACATTTacgacgcgcgcgaaaacggttttccggacgctctggcgctttcgctttctcttcgcttctcaagtgtgaatgcgcctttaaagacgatagtctttcttgggcaacttcaacgcagaaattttggtctgtctttctgtctttctgtttgtcggcacgtccctcgattcagctactcggccaaagttgaaccacttgcccaagggccagccgtcttgaactggtatggctgttcatacttgtgaacgttgtcgatcaaaaagtaaatatcatgcatatctgaggtgcaacatcactataggtaagtattaggtggcgtgttcctttaatagaaaatgcatacatacgtaattttaaggaccctagtttcttaagctgcgctgaaaatgcataagaatggaagcttgagcgagttggtatgcgttcatctttgttgaaacagcgctcactagacgacgacgaagtaaaagaaggcacatgcgctgcctgtcgtgtgccttcttttacttcgtcgtcgtctagtgagcgctgtttcaacaaagctgaaaatgcgactgcgctgaaatttgccttcctccgtgcccttcgcacgagctcattgttgtgtttcggttacggttctgtattgcactgtatgaatgccatgggttggtgttgaaaaactttagttttgagaaggccaagaaggtgaaaaaaaatatttaaaaaatgaaaaagcagccttgtgggcggccttcaggctgccggttgtgggcgccgctctggcgttcctgttttacccaggcgacgtgtaaataaaagggtgtgtggagagtactcgttgagtgcggacgtttctctgcttcagcgcttcgcgccaaaccgcgttttcgggctggctggcgtccccgccggtcgagttggtcaccgccagtcttcgcctgttgctgcgccgggactaccagcacgcaacacagcactcatgtttcccgacgtattgccagatggcgtccatatctcacacagcgcctcttctatcgtctttacacgacatttgcagcgaagcacgcagatacgcggccaatttttttcttccgaaagcgtgcccttaggcatagtagtTCGTCGTGTCAAAAATACACacgcaaatttgcttcgtgtataaagtataggcttcccaagcaacgcttagcggcgctgctgctcttgacaggcagcgccatctctggcagaaaaacagaaactggggtgttcgcagcgcgcgttttcccttctctccaccgcgttgctgctcgcttctgtgcacgtgcagagctcccgcggtgcactttcggcgcctcgcaatgtaccgcttgcagtgcggcttcaaaaggattttcaagcttgactggcacttccgaaaagcgaacttgataaaatgagaaaggctcgtcaatcacgttaacggtgaagagcagacggtcgacgacaaccacgcccgactcaaagcgaaatgcatttcccaagtcgcggttacaccgtgtaggacgtttacctcgaggtaagtctcattctgtcatgttaaagattaataatggtccacatgcactcggaaatgaagccgtacacgctatcgatgttctgcggggtggactacgaatcatatcattgttgttttgatatggcatgcttacagtagcagccgtgtactttcgtgaacaaacgttttcggcgtgcgaaaaaaagattatacggccatcgcactgcttcctgagaaggttagaatcaagtcctccgtgccgctggagaatcacccgccgattaagacgcgaggcagctataGCTGAGCTTCAactactgtgaagcaagatgaactgctcgcctcgttttttcggctctcgcgtcatgcttgcagtctctttttatgatatcgacttgacaggcgtataaaacctgttgcgtgaacgcggctagaaaatagcacaaagtcagaaggtggttacttcaaggttgcaattgcaaagcatgtattaagtgccagttatatttagcggcttaaatatatatatcaccccaataaagtgacaaaaacaaagcaaacctgcagaacgagtcaaagcttgctgaaaatgcacagacgtccgttccggcgtgataaagcagccttcccgacgcgtgaaatgcaggcgccgaacttctgacaatgtgcggagttcagttgaattcaaccaaccgcgcaacgctaacggtataacgcgaatgcgaacgttcaacaacgacggtaggtctcacgagcacggggagtcaaaacacaaagttgcttcacctacaaccgtaactggactttaacaatgcgagaagacagcgagtaatcattactgtagtcgctgcgtgcatgcgccccgttacttaccgattcaggtagtcggaacgaacgaaagcgatgaactcagacagtcaaaatagaaggcgagacagcgctgtcagctatccacgcttgccgcctttatttatcgtgcgacacgcccgggaaccgatacagtttaacacgtgaatcgtgtgccttgtttgcactgttgtggctggccactaaaccgcaatacttcggaccacgcttgcgcttccgcggggtcgcttctgccatcgtggaaatgcgcagcttcgcacagcaagcctctcggttcaacgtacccagctgacggcctcccagttacccgcaccgagagaagaacgcgtgcgcacgtgcgctaccgctaccgtgaaaggggctgagtcggccgcgcgaaggttcagagctttccgacagagccgcagcgcggctggcgcggcgctgtcgtcgcgccgcaaacttgagcttgggttgcttgggttccctataagtgAACGGTGGCGAGGTCCATCAATCCAGAGGTCGAGGCTTGGTGGTCGTACAGGCCTGAGGCATGTTGCACGGAGGTGGCCaagacggcttaattgtaggCCTGCGCAAGTCCACAACAAGTATGTAGACGTCACATCGCGGATTGGTGCGTCACAAAATGGGCTCGATTTGCCATATGGGCCGCCGTATGCGCGGATTGCCTTACCTACACTcagtgggtacttcgccgattcgcaaaataATGTACACGGTTCATCGCTACTGCGCAAAATGATGACGATTGGCGCAGTGGGCACCTCGCACCTGTACGTACAGTAGGCGGCCCAAGAGAGTTTGCTGTACAGTAGTTTGCTGTAAGCCGTTGAAGGCCGCTCCCCCAGCTTACGCTGCGACTGCACTTCGTGTttggcgcaggcctggcgttttctttcaacagcggagctcttAATCCCTACGGAGCGTCCGCAGCtcctaacgggtatgtgccactgcacggatcccactactcacttacagtccactaaaaatgaagacgctgTTTATAACTATAATGTTCCGCGACGTGCGCTCTCCAccagaagatagatagatagatagatagatagatagatagatagatagatagatagatagatagatagatagatagatagatagatagatagatagatagatagatagatacaacagacagacagagacatagatagatagatagatagatagatagatagatagatagatagatagatagatagatagatagatagatagatagatagatagatagatagatagatagatagatagatagatagatagatagatagatagatacgctcaaagtgccttagtttcgctaacaaaagcttcacatttAATAGCGGAACGAGGGGGCTGGTAACCCCAGCTTCTCGTAACCCCAACTTCGCACTAGGTGTTGATGTACGCAATGGTATCTGCTACAATCCCCCCGCCCCGCCAGTTAAGTTTGGatcgatggaggtgatcccggtggttcggatgatcgtggcgacacgttgaaggactggacaggcccggttgttcagatcctggcaaacttgagtttatttacacactttaCACTTTATGACAAAACAacggccggggcggccactgaacagctctcgcgacaactgggctgggcccgcaccaagcgttcaagcccttaagagaatatctctaaatccttcgtccctggatcagagtcggcgccaagcatgACCTCTGTCCCTTCctcaatctctccgtcgagcaccaagctctcccttctcctctcctatttcttccttgaaatccaccctgtctcgtctgacaccgccttacgggaccaacccttttcgatactccaccaatgaagcaaaGAACTTTGTtactctcagagacgtgtctccgcctccacgttcccacgctttgctgctctcactatgcggcaagccaactaaaaacgccatcaatcacatacacagtcaaagtacactgaaatacaCCACACCAATGCGCCCAGTTTACAATGCCGTCTcgagccttgtctgcgacaagatgccgccgcctgttgcaattaccgcAAAACCACGTCCGTGTTCATTAAGTGAGGACCGTcacgacggcgacacattgtttacgttgtcagtctccgtgggatcgcttccgccgcgaaaggagcggtcgacaaaaggtcgcggggttcggctacaaaggcgcgggtagaggcgaacggcctaatggccattctgagcgccccttttccgtcgggcgccgtctgccgattagtcaccgttgatccacactggtgaaatcttcccccgaacataactccgCCCCTCTCTCGGGAAAAATCAGAACTGCGCCTGTGTTTAGTTGATTTAGTTTATTCGCGATGTCCGTAGACTGTCGCGCCTCACCGCGGCGCATGGCGGCAACGACTCTTGGAGGATAGGCAGACGACGACGCGTGTTTTGGCTGCTTTAGTCAAATGCCTCGCGCCTTTGTACTCTTCGTATGCGCGTCATGGCCAAGAAGCACAACAGCAATAGGATGTGCTGCGTGCCCCAGTGCACAAATCGAACTGCCCCTAAGAAGATAAGCCTCCATTCGTTCCCGCAAGATCCGCGGGAAAGAAAGGAATGGGTGGTGAGGCTTCGTATCGGTAAGCctgtgacgccgccgatgcgggtcTGCAGTGCACGTTTCATCCCCAGTGATTTCTTCTGGAGCAATACAGGTAAGTCGAAATTACTTTCACTTTTCTTAATTGACGTAGAGGCCCATACGTGCTAGCGTGACGCGACGCGATggacagtaaacaaaaaaaaaaatgctgcaaactGCGGGAAGTTTAAGGaacgagcaagcaagcgagcaaaccTAGTGGACGCGAAGTTGTTTGTTTTCGTGTGATCTTCGCAGTTGTTTTTACAGATTCAATACCGACTTCGATACACAAGCGAATTCCGTGAAATATTTCAATAAGCCCCGACATTgtacaggcacttttgatcgcggccAGAGCCATCGGGATTACGCTCGGTCGTCATCTTATGAAGCTGTTTCGATACGATCGAATAATATTCATAGCGATTTATAATAACAGTATTgcacgggcacatttgatcggGATCAATGCCGATCCGAATCGCATCTTTTAATCGTGATTGGTCCAAACTGATCCACGTCGAGTTCGGCGTAGACGTCACCAAAATAACAATCGTCATGATCTCGATTGcgcctgatcgcgatcaagagatcgtgtagcagcacctgattcgGACCGAGCCTAATCAAGATCGGCCCTGACcgtgatcaaaagtgcccgcgtgacaACGGTTTTGCGCGCGTCGGAGGCCTGTATAcaatgccacggccgctacaaaaTGCAGACAATCAATCTATGCAGGCTTCGATCTAAGGTGACATGATGCGTCCGTTTAACACCAAGCAGTTTTATGAACTTAAAACGAATCGAGAGAGTGTCTTAGACGAAAAGTGAGGCCCTCTGTAACTTTTACTGTTCAATGAAACACATATTTTTGCTATTTAACGGAGCTGCTGTGGACACATGAGAGGAAAAGGCTCCTGTGTACAACTGATGTGCTGTCGCACATCGTGCAAAACGTGTCGCACCACGCTGAAGAACACGCAACGAGCTGTGTTTACAAGGGTCTCTCCGGGCAAAGCGGAGCGCCTATCATCCCTCGAACACTGCAGCCATCTTGAGTCGACTTGCGCGCCACCTACAGTTCATCAGCATTAACAGCAGGAACTTCGGCATTTGCAGCTTCTGCAACTTTCACGACCCTACCAGTGgcgtgaaatacaaaaaaagacgtgCATTATGCAATATAGTAATGCCGTCGACTAAGAATCTGTATATGGAATTTCCCCATCGACTGCTTTCCTTATTGCTTCATGACAAGTAGCACGGCGTAATTAAACACGACACTCGGGCATTGCAGCTGATATATTTCCTTCGGCGTGATATATTTCATTCAGCTGTTATTTTCTGCGGCAGACCATATCGCAATATTACATGTCCAATATTTCAGTTCACCGGGTTCGTGGCGGCAGCAGCATTATCAGCAGCTTTGGCAGCTTCGGCAGCTGCAGCTTCAGCTGCGGCAGTTGCGGCAGTTGCGGCTTCTGCTGCTGCGGCAGTTGCAGCTTCTGCTGCTGCGGCAGCAGCAGCTTCCTTTTTCTGTTTGACCTGGTCTCTTAAACCTCGCATTCTGGTCAGCAGGTTCTCGTACTGGTACTTCATGTTTGCAAAGCCGAAAGTGGTCACTGTCGTGCCGGTCAGATGCAGCTTTCCCGTCACGATTTCCTCGTATTTGTCGTAGGACTCTGAGAAGGACTGCAGTAtcttctccctgaagacggccggGCAGTCGGGACTCTCCTTGAGAGCGGCTTCGACCTGGCCGCACACCGCCACCCTGATCGTCTCGTGCCGAATGCATTCGTTGTAGCGGTCGGCCTCTCCCGGTGCCCGTTCCCGGTTTTGGAAGGCAGGCTCGTTGTGGTAGGGCTTTTCATTCATCAGAGACTGAACTGATATAAGGACACTCTCGAGGCCTTGAGCGGGGCTCCACGGTGGCCCGGCCCAGGTACCGAGGATGCTGAGACAGACCTTGCCGCAGGCGTACAGGTTCGGATTGAAGCCCACTCGGCCAGCGTCCGTTGTCATGATGCGCACCTTGGGTGGGCTGATCGGGTAGGTGGGCGGGAACTTCATGTAAAACTGGAAGAAGCCACCCTCGTACGGCGTTCCACTGGGACCGACGACAAGGGCGTGAATCTTGGTGATGTCGTCTTCTTCGGGTGCGATTAACAATCCCGCAGGAGGACTGGCGTTGAAGTCCGTTATGTCCTTCTTGACCCGCAAGAGGCACTGGGGTGTCGGCTCCTCGTTGAGGCACATGAGGGGATCCCACTGGACAGCGCCGCCGAACATTGTGCGCAGAAAGGCCTAATTTTGTCAGAATATGGGAGCCGAATTGACGCCGAGCCGCACCGAACCCTGCGCGTGATGGCCCTGCGCGTGATGGCCGGTCGGTAGCTGGTGACGTGGCTAAACCCACTATGGGAAATTGGGCGTGAAATATATGTGTGCTGGTAGAGGTGGCGCGCTGAAGGAAACCAGCTTTGCCCGTTCAAAGATGAAATATTAAAGGGATGAACATCTACTTAGGCGGCACGTTTTCTTACAACACAAGCGGTTGTTTCTCACTCGCAATTTAGAACAACTCTTCTCCTTGAACCCCTCTTCTAGATAGACCCCctcccctatatatatataggggagggctacgcccctgacgttcAATAAGAAACAAAATTTTTGCGTGAACTGTCTTGTGTGATTGCGCAATAAAAAATACTTgcaatctttatgttttttttctattatCATTAGGGCGGTCCGATTTccca of the Rhipicephalus sanguineus isolate Rsan-2018 unplaced genomic scaffold, BIME_Rsan_1.4 Seq1136, whole genome shotgun sequence genome contains:
- the LOC119376244 gene encoding ubiquitin-conjugating enzyme E2 Z codes for the protein MFGGAVQWDPLMCLNEEPTPQCLLRVKKDITDFNASPPAGLLIAPEEDDITKIHALVVGPSGTPYEGGFFQFYMKFPPTYPISPPKVRIMTTDAGRVGFNPNLYACGKVCLSILGTWAGPPWSPAQGLESVLISVQSLMNEKPYHNEPAFQNRERAPGEADRYNECIRHETIRVAVCGQVEAALKESPDCPAVFREKILQSFSESYDKYEEIVTGKLHLTGTTVTTFGFANMKYQYENLLTRMRGLRDQVKQKKEAAAAAAAEAATAAAAEAATAATAAAEAAAAEAAKAADNAAAATNPVN